The genome window AGCAAATAACTTGAAAGACATGAGTTCAAGAAAGAGGATGGTAAATAGGTTCTTTAGATATTCATAGAGTAATTTATAACAGttgaaaataaatactaccagcaaaataaaaatctttactaTTTGCACCATAAGTATTAATAGCTGGAAACCTAAGTCATGATAACACAATTTTCCCTGTTATGTGAGTTAATGAAGCTCAAGTGAATGCTAGATTCAAGTATAGATCAAGGAACTCACTTTTCCACTAACACCTTAGTAAAATCAATGCATTTCATGAATTTTTAGGTTACTTGTGAATGGGAGAATCCATGTGAAAATGTTAAATACCACCATTTGCAATTTAAATGCTGCAAAGCCAGATACCAAACTGTATATACAATATGATGTCAATTATGTCAGACTTACATACATGTGGGTTAAATAAAGACTGGGAGGAAATGTATATTCAATGGATGTTACCTCTGGGTAGTACGCATTTGCCTCATCCTCATcctggagaactgtctgtgctGTGGcttgaggagaagagagagacctcCCCTAGAGGGCAGCTGAGAGCCCCCATGGCCCAGAAACTCCCCACCTGCAGGGAGTGTGGGAAAACCTTTTACAGGAATTCTCAGCTTGTTTTTCACCAAAGAAGTCACACTGGAGAGACGTACTTTCAGAGCCCCACCTGCAAAAAAGCCTTCCTTCGGAGTTCAGGCTTTGTGAAGCATCAAAGGATTCACACGGGGGAGAAACCTTGTAAATGTGATTACTGTGGGAAAGGCTTCAGTGACTTCTCAGGATTGCGCCACCATGAGAAAATCcacacaggagagaagccctATAAATGTCCCATCTGTGAGAAAAGTTTTATTCAATGGTCCAACTTTAATAGACATCAGAGGgttcacactggagagaagcctTATAAGTGCACCTGCTGTGGGAAAAGCTTCAGCTGGAGCTCGAGCCTTGATGAGCATCAAAGATCTCACTTAGGAAAGAAGTCCTTTCAATAGCCAAGCTCTCACAGCCCTTTTCCATCTTCCAGTCCATTTAAAACCCTTAGCATCCTCCAGGGAGGCTGCATTTGTTAAAGTCTATCCCTGTTCTCTTTCTGGGGGATTGGAGAGGGGAGTACCTCTGCAGGTGTGGTTTTGGACTTGGAGGACATTCTAGCCTCTGGATTGGATTTCATACTGGTTTAATTTCTTGCTTCTGCATCAGGAGAAAGATACTCATCATCTTTCTGAAAGTTCCTTCTTTTGCACCTCTTGGGGAAAAATGTGTCACTTGGAGACCACATTGTAGAGGTGCCATCTGGGAAGAGTTAAGTGGGAAGAATTAGCCCCAGTTGCTACTCATGGGAAGAACTTCGGATAGGCCTCTGGAGAAGGACTTCTGTTGTGGGAAGCAGGGCATAGAGTACCAGTGAGCTCATGTGTTCTTTTTGTAATCCAGGTGCCAAAGTAACTTCAGGTGTCCCTTGTTTTAAATAAACTTAGCATTACTCCCTAGCTCATTTGTGTCTGAAGTGTCCACTGTGTGCTGACTGTAACTCATATAGTGCATTTTCTCAGCAAAGACCCCAGATGGCAATTGAGCTCCTATATCATCCCATACAAACATATCAAGTTTATCAGTCAGCTGAACAATGATAGGAAAATGCTCACATGGTCCCCAGGTGTGAGAGCCTGGCCAGCGCTGGGCATTGTCTCAGGTAAGTCTGTCCTGGGTGTCCTTTTCCTGAGCTCACTTCCCACTTGCCTCAAGCTGCCTCTCTTTATCCTGCATCCCACTTAGGCTATCATTTTTGCCAAAAACatactgtgcttttaaaattatgtttattttctcattttttctgaaGGTTTTAAGAAGAACTCACTAGTACGGATCTAATTTATAGTACTGTCTAGAGGTTTGACACATATCTACCCTACTTGGTTTTGTCTTCAAAAAATACACGCTCCAAAGTGTCCTGCTCTTGTGTGGTGAAACGTCACCTTCCTTCCGCCTTGGTCCTCCTCCTGCCTGCTTTTACATTACTGTTCTCGGTGAGGCTCAGGAAGCAGGATGCTCATGAGGAGGGCAGAGCTATCTGCCTGCAGACATTAAACTGTAGGCATGAAACTGCCAGTTGTTGCAAACAGTGGGAAGTACTGGTTGGTGAGAGACAAAACTCAAGTTTGAATTCCTGGATTCCAGAGGAATTTGTTAACTCTTACGTCATGGAGATGAGGAATAAGGTCCCTCACAGGACAGAAAGCAGGAAAATCACGGAGGAATTGCCATTAGATTCTGTATTCTGCATAGCAGATATTTGTAGGTAGGTGGGATGTTCTGTCTTGAAAGAACAGTTCTTAGAGTGGTCCCTGGATCAGAAGCATTGGTAATTTGTTAGACTTATTGAATCATTAATTCTGAAGAATGGGGCCcagcaatatttttgttttaacaagCTCTTCAGGTTATTCTGATGCCTGCTCAAGTTTAAGGACCACTGTTTTAAATAACTCATTCCAGAAGAAGTTCAAGGATATGTGGTAATAATTCTAGAAGAATTAATGGGCCCTCCCAGACTTTTTACCAAACAAGCTTCCCTATAGAGCTCTTTAAAACAGTGAAACTGTGGAATTCTTTGAGCTTCCAGTGCACATTTGTTCTACAGAGAAAAAGCTAGAAAACTTACAAGTTAAAAAGCTTTAGATGAAGGGTTAAAGGTTTCTCCTTGGGTTCCCCTTGAATGGTTCTGAAGGATGATAGTGATCCAAGGGAACAACCTACCTCATTCACAGGTATGTTCTCAGTAAATAGTGTTAGATACGAATTTATTGAATGGAAGTGTGAGGTAAAATACCACATACACACTTCCCTTATCCTCTAGAACAGTGGCCAGCAAAATATGGCTCAGTAAATAAAGTTTCTGGACCATAGCCACACCCATTTATGTATTGTCACTGACTGCTTTTGGGCCCTGGGGGCAGAGTTGAGAAGTTGCAACAGAAACAAATGCCCTGAGAAGTCAAATGTTTTCTGTCTGGCCCATTACAGAGTTTGGTGACCCCTGATCCAGAGTAAAGTTTCTCAAACCATAATGTGCACCcaaatcacctgggaagcttgttAAAAAGCACACATGGGGTTTTTCAGTGAGTGATCACAATGCTTTAGGTTCACAGAGGAGCTGGCGGTTAGAGCGCTGAGCACAGGGCTGTGTAATAGCGCCAGGGCTCAGGCAATTTGGTGTATTTCTCTGGTCTCCAGGATCACGACTGCACTCTGAAAGCCTCCAGACAGTTGAAGAATGAATCACTTTATTAGGAAAGTGTTATGAAAAGCTCCCCGGTTTTGGGGTCCACACTCCTCCAGCTCAGCCTCACTTTAGACATTTCTTGCCTAGTTCCTTAAAACAATTATACAAAATTGTGAGTGTAGTTAAGATTTCTTTTACCTCTCTGGCTTACCACACCCCTCACCCACTTGCCCCCCTGGGCAGCCTCTAGCCCAGCCTTGTTTACTCTTTCTGCAGGAAGCTAAATCTGGAGAAGCAAAGCTACTCCAGCTAGAACCCACTTAGATGGGTTCTCCTTCATCTTCAGGTTGAAAGTCCACACGTAGGTGGGTCCCTGCTGACAAGTCTTGTACACAGGACAAGGGTAGACACTGTGGCAGTCCTGCTTATCTGCAGGAATGGCCTTGATGAACATCACAGGCATTGGGGGCGTCAGATCCTTCAGCTTGGCCTCTGTAATGATCcgagcctgaggacaaaaaacACAAAGAGCTGCTTCAGAAAAGACCCAAcgcccagccagccagccagccagtcagCCTTCCCATTAGAAGACTCTGTAGATGGGAGATGGGGGAGGCCTGGCTGCCTTGTAGTCCTGTCATTAGCTCATGATGGAATGCATCTGATACCTGGaaaacatttctattgttttccagCCTAAATCACTTAGTAAAGGAGAGTTCCAAAAGCTGTTATTTATCCCTATACAAATTAGTCTTGAGtcactcttattttttattttggtatcaatatacaaccacatgagcaatattgtggttactaggtcCCCCCATTCCCAAGTCCACAcccataccccatcacagtcactgtccatcagcatagtaagatgctggagatactacttgtcttctctgtgctatactaccttcctaTGACCACCCCTCACTTTATGtgggctaatcataatgccctttattccctttctccctcccttcacacctaccctccccagtccctttccctttgccaactgttagtccattcttgggttctgtgagtctgctgctgttttgttccttcagtttttgctttgttcttatgctccacagatgaatgaaatcattgggtgcctgtctttctctgtttggcttatttcactgagcatatgtaccacatcttttttatccattgatctactgatggacacttaggttgcttccatttcttgactgttgtgaatagtgctgcaataaacataggggtgcatatgtcttcttcaaactggggtcctgcattcttagggtcaattcctaggagtggaattccagggtcaaatggtatttctatttttagttttttgaggaacctccatattgccttccacaatggttgaactagtttatattcccaccaacagtgtaggagggtttccctttcttcgcatcctcaccagcatttgttgattctagtcttttctatgttgccaTCCTacctggtttgaggtgatatctcattgtggttttaatttgcatttccctgataattagccatgtggagcatcttttcatgtgcctgttgctcatctgaatttctttggagaagtgtctgttcatatcctccacccattttttaataggattatttgctttttgtgtgttgaggtgtgtgttctttatatattttggatgttaaccccttgtcagatatgtcatttacaaatatattctcgcatactgtaggatgcctttttgttctgctgatggtgtcctttgttgtacagaagctttttagcatgatgtagtgccatttgttcattttttattttgtttcccttcctgttcaggaaaaagttgctcatgtttatattcaagagatttttgcctatattttctcctaagagttttatggtttcatgtgacttacattcaggtctttgatccattttgagtttacttttgtgtatggcgatAGACCagaaaccagtttcattctcttgcatgtagctgtccagttttgccaacaccagttgttgaagaggctgtcatttctccattgtatgtccatggctcctttattgtatattaactgaccatatatgcttgagtttatatctgagatctctagtctgttctcttcatctatgggtctgttcttgtgccagtaccaaattgtcttgtttactgtggctttgtagtagagcttgaagtcagggagcgtaatccttcctgctttattcttccttctcaggattgctttggctattcaggatcttttgtcattccatatgaattttagaactatttgctctagtttggtgaagaatgttgttggtattttgataggaattgcattgaatctgtagattactttaggcaggatggccattttgacaatattaattcttcctatccatgagtatgggatgtgtttccatttattggtatctaatttctctcatgagtgtcttgtagttttcagattataggtctttcagttcctttgttagggttattcctaggtattttattctttttgatgcaattgtaaatggaattgtttcctgatttcattttctgctagttcattgttagtgtttaggagtgcaacagatttatgtctattaattttgtatcctgcaactttactgaattcagatattagatctagtagttttcgagtgggttctttagggttttttatgtacaatattatgtcatctgcaaacagggacagtttaacttcttttttaccaatctggatgccttttatttccttgtgttgtctgattgtcctggctaggaactccagaactatgttcaataaaagtggtgagagtggccatccttgtcttgttcccaatattaaaggaaaagttttcagcttctcgctgttaagtataatgttggctgtgggtttgtcatatatggcctttattatgttgatgtacttgccctctatacccattttgttgagagtttttatcatgagtggatgttgttaattttgttgaatgctttttcaacatctgtaGAGactatcatgtggtttttgtcctttcattgatgtggtggatgatgttgatggattttcgaatgttgtaccctccttgcatccctggaataaatcctacttgatcatgatggatgatctttttgatgggTTTATgtgttcagtttgctaatattttgttgagtatttttgcatctatgttcttcagggatattggtctataattttctttttttgtggtatctttgcttgTTATTGGTagtggagtgatgctggcttcatagaatgagtttggaactattccctcctcttctactttttggaaaactttaaggaggatgggtattagatcttcactaaatgtttgataaaattcagcagtgaaaccatctggtacagatgttttgttcttaggtagtattttgattaccaattcaatttccttgcttgtAACTGGTccattcacattttctgtttcttcctcagtcagccttggaaggttgtatttttctagaaagttacccatttattttggatatccagtttgttagcacatcatttttcatagtattctctcataattctttgtatttctgtggtatccacagtgaattttcctttatcatttctgattctgtttatgtgtgtagcctctctttttttcttgataagtctggctaggggtttactttgtttattttctcaaagaaccagttcctgctttcattgattatttctattgtttgattcttctcgattttatttatttctgctctaatctttattatgtccctccttctactgactttggggctcatttgttcttctttttctagtttcattaaatgtgagtttagactattcatttgggattgttcttctttcctaaggcaggcttgtattgcaatatagttctctcttagcacagccttgctgtgtcccacagattttgtggtgttgaattattgttgtcattgtctccatatactgcttgatctctgtttttatttggtcattgatccattgattgtttttGAGCATATTactaagccaccatgtgtttgtgggatttttcatattctttgtgtaatttatttctagtttcataccattgtgatctgagaagctcaCCTGtataatttccatcttttttaatttactgaggctcttattggggcctactatatgatctattcttgaaaatgttccatgtgcacctgagaagaatgtgtatcctgttgccattggatggagtgttctgtacatgtctgttagagccatctgttctaatacgttgatCAGTGCCTCTGgatccttattttctgtctggttgatctgtccttttgagtgagtggtgtgttgaagtctccaaaatgaatacattgcattctatctcATCCTTTAaatctgttggtatttgtttcacatttgtaggtgatcctgtgttgggtgtacagatatttataatacttatatcctctttttggactgacccatttatcattatgtaatatccttctttgtctcttattacattctttgtttgaagtctactttgtctgatacaagtactgcaactcctgcttttttctccctatttgtcgcatgaaatatatttttccatccctttactttcagtctgtgtatgtctttgtgtttgaagtgagtctcttgtaggcagcatatagatgggtctcgttTTTTTgtccactcagtgactctgtcttttgattggtgcattcagaccatttacatttagggtgatttttgataggtatgtatttattgccattgcaggctttagattcatggttgccaaaggttcaagggtaattcccttactaacaGTCAAATTTATCTCACTTACTAgactattacaaatacaacctaaaggttcttttttttctttcttcctcctccattcttcatatattacatatcatattctgtattcttggtttatcccttgattgactttgggagtagttgatttgattttgcatctgcttagtaattaattgttctactttctttactgtggttttattatgtctggtgacagctattaaaccttaggaacacttccatctatagcagtccctccaaaatgcactgtagaggtggtttgtgggaggtaaattctctcagcttttgcttatctgaaaattgtttaatccctccttcaaatttaaatgataacctttctgagtagagtattcttggttcgaggcccttctgcttcattgcattaaatacatcatgccactcccttctggcctgtaaggtttctgttgagaagtctgatgggtttttctttgtatgtgttcttttttctctctctgtctgcttttaatattctgtccttatccttcatatttgccattttaattattatatgtcttggtgttgtcttccttggatctcttgtgttgggagatctgtgcacctccatggcctgagagactatctcctttcccagatcggggaagttttcagcaattacctcctcaaagacactttctatcccttttctctctcttcttcttctgctacccccataatgtgaatattgttccatttgggttggtcacacatttctctcaatattctttcattcttagagattctttctcctctctgtgcctcagcttctttatattcctcttctctaatttctattccatttaccatctcttctactacatctaatctgcttttaaatccctccattgtatgtttcatttcagatatggaatttcttaatgattgaatctctgtcttaaattcatctgtgagttcttgaataattttctgtacctccatgagcatgtttatgatttttattttgaactctctttcaggaagatgggtaagttcagtttcatttggcccttttctcGTGTTTGTGAGATTCTTGTCTGAACaagattcctttgatgtttcatatttgcatgtggcgccctctagtgcccagatgccctagtctctggagttgctcagtccctggagtgatgtcaggcgttgcaggggagcagtgctggtgcctggagggaaggaaagagctgttccctgcttcccggctgcagtgcctgtctccattgccagaaccagtgggctgagcacacaggtgtaagcctctgaaCTTTGTGTGTGTAGCTGCGGTAGGCGGGGACTCTGGCTGGTCTAACAGCAGGGCAGGGTCTGCCAGTTTGcgagctggtgccagcaggccaggaggaaggctcagcaggctgcatatcacagtgggggggcctcagagctgagtagccagccagcagaatggagtgcctgaagctcctgaaagttacCAACCTGCTTTGCAGAGTGTACCCAGACAACAATTTTGTCTACCATTCCTTtgtcctgagcagtgagctctgtgcaatccttgcccctttagcagccctctcactgttaggaagtctcttagactaCCCACCTTTCTGTTGTCCCActgcagctggatatggatccctgttttccacaagtggtggaatctcagtctctccatgtattctgcctgtcttagctttccaaccccactaatctccagagcaccatgcaatgtaggtttgtgctcccaaagcagatctccagggctgggtgttcagcagtcctaggcttccaccccctcccccactccatttctcttcctcctgcaggtgaacttgggtgggggaagggcttgagtcccaccagatcacggctttggtaccttaccctgttccctgaggtctgctctgttctccaggtgtatgcagtctggtgcagccttctttcctgttgctcttttcggattagttgtattatctatattttcctattatatgtggttttgggaggagtgcTCTGCCTCACCTCTTATGACACCATCTTGAATCTTCCCAAACcctcttattttttcattcattcatttcatgagCATATTGAATGTAACTATTTGCCAGATGTTGTGCTAGGTGCTGTGGATTTAAAGATGGGTAAGACACAGCTCCTGCCAACAAATGCTCTAGATTTTCAGGTTTTGGTTGTGTCCtgatcagtttcattttttacctCATCCACCCTCAAACACTTTGACTTTTTGAGCAGACACGGCTATGTTCTATGTTAACTCGTGTAATAGAGACCTAATTCTGTAGCTTTCCAAATGGGCTTCTTTATGGTTTCTGAGATGTTGTGGATAAAGTGGAGGTTCCTGGGCCAGtattctcaccaggccctggttggctagctcactacacatgtgtgagcAATGTCATTACtgagtctatataaagagctccgcccagtgttctgggtgacacagtggcacagctgcaaggctgcaggagagcagaggctggagtggtggcagtgccgaggacagagattgagatgcctgtgtgggcagagaggcccagaggcagagaccggcttgctctCTGcaaactcactctgagtggacaggagtcttgtgattgacctgctaccatgggaataaagttgggtataacccttttaccccaagaatgttctacagtcatttatttggtcacattgaatccatagtgaacttgcccaggggttgaaacccactggcaaggcaGATGTCTCAAGAGAGCTGTCTAAGTTTTTCCTACTAGTGCTGAGAAATGTTCTGAGTAACAAAAGGGTTCCTTGGTCAGATAAGCTTTGGAAATGGACTCAAAGCTTTATAGTGTACActagcacatagaagacaaggAGAAGTCCTAGAGGTAAAGAAAACAATTGAACTTTAACCTTGTGTTTCCCAGACTTACTTGACTACAGGTCCCTTTTATTTGCAATGTATTTATTTCCTATGGCACTAATGTTTTATGAAACATCCTTTGGCAATGGTTGATCCAGAGTGATTCACAGATTCCCTGTTGTGTCCAGGTGACTCTGAGCCCCTTATAAGTAGAATTTGATTCATTTTCCATGAAATTTATTTAAAGGCAAGGATGtgcctctttagttctgttagagGGTGATATGAAGCATGATGGGTAACAGAACAGAACTGAGCTCCAGTGCAGACTTGCagagacccccccccccaccagagAGGGAAGATAAGGGCAGTTTCCTGGGAATGGGGCTTTGAAGGTTCTATTTTGCTCCCTCCAGGGGCTTCTAGGCTGCTGATTCCATTGTGAATGTGACCTGTTGGTTTTCAAGGCTACCAGAATTGGGCAGGGGAAGGGATGGGAATAGGGCAGGTTAAAGGTCACAGAACTTTCTCGTGCTGAGATTTCAGCcatttttcttcaataaacacTTCTTGTCCTTTGGTTGATTAccagagttctgaaaaaaatTGATACTGACAattttttgtccagtgttcttagtgttttttggaggagagGATTTTGGGACATCCTTACTCCTCCATTCTGCTGAAATCTTTCTGGGATAGAAACGTTGAGAATGAGTTCTGGGTAGGCAGGTATTGCTTTCTGggaagtttttattattattcagaaaCAAGTTGATGAAAAAACCAGATTAGAATCAGCAGCACTTCCC of Manis javanica isolate MJ-LG chromosome 4, MJ_LKY, whole genome shotgun sequence contains these proteins:
- the LOC118974034 gene encoding zinc finger protein 18-like, giving the protein MTLVESLKGDPQRLWQWISSQVLGQEILSEKLGPASCAAGDMEPPLEVVPQELGLENSPSGPGEPLHCAVKEESDTEQESAPQVQWRHLDSTQKEQYWDLMLETYGKMVSGGKGVCRLSGRRWKRCTHLPHPHPGELSVLWLEEKRETSPRGQLRAPMAQKLPTCRECGKTFYRNSQLVFHQRSHTGETYFQSPTCKKAFLRSSGFVKHQRIHTGEKPCKCDYCGKGFSDFSGLRHHEKIHTGEKPYKCPICEKSFIQWSNFNRHQRVHTGEKPYKCTCCGKSFSWSSSLDEHQRSHLGKKSFQ